A section of the Leptospira kobayashii genome encodes:
- the thiD gene encoding bifunctional hydroxymethylpyrimidine kinase/phosphomethylpyrimidine kinase, producing MKNFPITLSIAGSDSGGGAGVQADLKTFSSLGTFGTTAFTCLTAQNPDGVTAIHEIPTSFIKAQLDAVLDYFPVSACKTGMLFSEEIIDAVWEMLKSKPDIKLVVDPVMIATSGAKLLKDDAITALREKLIPISSLITPNLDEAALLLGDTIAHHYELENSAKRLFDIFKVPVLLKGGHLPKATEAIDILFDGTSIYNFKKPFLKERNTHGTGCTFSSAITAYLAHGLSLPEAVGHAKEYIHNAIEDSIQTGPTTHLNHFPDN from the coding sequence ATGAAAAATTTCCCTATTACTCTTTCCATAGCAGGTTCCGATTCGGGAGGAGGAGCAGGTGTCCAAGCGGATCTCAAAACTTTTTCATCCTTAGGTACATTCGGAACTACCGCCTTCACTTGTTTGACGGCACAAAACCCCGACGGAGTGACCGCTATCCATGAGATCCCTACTTCTTTTATCAAAGCACAGTTAGACGCAGTGCTTGATTATTTTCCCGTATCTGCCTGCAAAACCGGTATGTTATTCTCGGAAGAAATCATTGATGCCGTCTGGGAAATGTTGAAATCAAAACCCGATATCAAATTGGTCGTGGATCCGGTTATGATCGCAACGAGCGGCGCCAAACTTTTGAAAGACGATGCAATCACCGCATTGAGGGAAAAACTGATTCCCATTTCTTCCCTCATCACACCGAATCTGGACGAAGCAGCACTTCTTCTAGGCGATACTATTGCTCATCATTATGAATTGGAAAATTCAGCCAAACGCCTGTTTGATATTTTCAAGGTCCCTGTCCTTTTGAAAGGGGGGCATTTGCCAAAGGCAACCGAAGCCATCGACATACTCTTCGACGGAACCTCTATTTATAATTTCAAAAAACCTTTTTTAAAAGAAAGAAATACGCATGGTACAGGCTGTACCTTTTCTTCCGCTATCACAGCATATCTTGCTCATGGACTCAGTTTGCCGGAAGCAGTAGGTCACGCGAAAGAATACATTCATAATGCGATTGAAGATTCGATTCAGACGGGTCCGACAACCCATCTGAATCATTTTCCGGACAACTGA
- a CDS encoding sigma-54-dependent Fis family transcriptional regulator, with translation MNSTQDPDGLLELILDRCIQICGVESGSLMLIDEKSAVLDVVTSRGMNQQILRETRLKIGQGITGMAASTGRAKLVNDVSKDPDYIQVKEEIKSELVAPMIVEDGIIGVISLDSNRLNAFSAEMLEIVSVLANQAAQIFKNLQTIRNLEQRTKIQTTLIEISKLVTSTLDLNEIFEGIMVTMEKSLRLEKGSIVLHNKEEGVLRIVAASGLSQEEMDKGSYQPGEGITGKVFESGEAMIIESVANHPAFLNRVGYLSHFKHDPHNVGLLCSPILSDQNIIGVVNAFIVQNKHTDLKSYLDFLQVVASIISQSIKIQSLVEEAKKEISRENIQLKRELKNKYKFGSLIGKATAMEKMFEKIQLVADSRASVLITGESGTGKEMIANAIHYNSSRSENPFIKINCAAIPENLLESELFGHKKGSFTGAVSDKKGKFEMADTGSIFLDEIGEMDLNLQSKLLRVLQEREIEAVGSVKAKKVDVRIIAATNAELEQLVAEKKFRADLFYRLNVVKINTPPLRERTEDIPLLINHFLEKYAKDNNKVIKGITREASKLLLKYRWPGNVRELENVIERAVVLAQEELLSEEDFSDIVDHFEEHQEAHPEIQSASHAEPMNSSEPLDLASGRLTPSQLDNLDGRAMEIVVNEVESRLIQYAMKKFRYTKTRVAKFLGINRNTLDKKIKELNIEY, from the coding sequence ATGAATTCCACCCAGGACCCGGATGGTTTGCTGGAACTGATTTTGGATCGTTGCATTCAAATTTGCGGAGTAGAATCCGGCTCACTTATGCTCATCGATGAAAAATCAGCTGTTTTGGATGTGGTGACTTCCCGGGGGATGAATCAACAGATTTTAAGGGAGACCAGATTGAAGATCGGCCAAGGGATTACGGGGATGGCCGCATCGACCGGGCGGGCGAAACTGGTGAATGATGTTTCCAAAGATCCTGATTACATTCAGGTAAAGGAAGAGATCAAATCGGAGTTAGTTGCTCCCATGATTGTGGAAGACGGGATTATCGGAGTGATCTCTCTCGATTCAAATCGTTTGAATGCATTTAGCGCGGAGATGCTTGAGATTGTAAGTGTACTTGCCAACCAAGCTGCGCAGATTTTTAAAAACCTGCAAACCATCCGCAATTTGGAACAAAGAACCAAGATCCAGACCACTCTGATCGAAATTTCAAAACTAGTGACTTCCACTTTGGATTTGAATGAAATCTTCGAAGGCATTATGGTTACGATGGAAAAATCCCTTCGTTTGGAAAAAGGAAGTATCGTACTTCATAATAAGGAAGAAGGTGTATTAAGAATTGTCGCAGCCTCGGGTTTGTCTCAAGAGGAAATGGACAAAGGTTCCTACCAACCGGGAGAAGGGATTACAGGAAAAGTATTTGAATCCGGCGAAGCGATGATCATCGAATCGGTTGCCAATCACCCGGCATTTTTGAATCGGGTCGGTTATCTTTCGCATTTTAAGCATGATCCGCATAACGTAGGTTTATTGTGTTCCCCTATTTTGAGCGATCAGAATATAATCGGTGTAGTGAACGCATTTATCGTACAAAACAAACACACCGATCTGAAATCCTATTTGGATTTTTTGCAAGTAGTTGCTTCTATTATTTCCCAATCCATCAAGATCCAAAGCCTTGTGGAAGAAGCAAAAAAGGAAATCTCAAGAGAGAATATCCAACTCAAACGCGAATTGAAAAACAAATACAAGTTCGGTTCTCTCATCGGTAAAGCGACTGCCATGGAAAAGATGTTTGAGAAAATCCAATTGGTCGCTGATTCCCGCGCTTCCGTATTGATCACAGGTGAATCGGGAACCGGTAAAGAGATGATTGCAAATGCGATTCATTACAACAGTTCCCGTTCGGAAAATCCGTTTATCAAAATCAACTGTGCAGCCATTCCTGAAAACTTATTGGAAAGCGAATTATTCGGCCATAAAAAAGGAAGCTTCACAGGAGCTGTGTCCGATAAAAAAGGAAAGTTTGAAATGGCGGATACAGGTTCCATCTTTCTCGATGAGATCGGAGAAATGGATTTGAATTTGCAATCGAAGTTGCTACGCGTTCTGCAGGAAAGAGAGATTGAAGCGGTCGGTTCCGTCAAAGCGAAAAAAGTCGATGTGAGAATTATTGCCGCTACAAACGCAGAACTGGAACAATTGGTTGCAGAAAAGAAATTTCGCGCGGATTTGTTTTATCGCTTAAATGTTGTTAAAATTAACACTCCTCCTCTTCGTGAAAGAACAGAAGACATTCCACTTCTCATCAACCACTTCCTGGAAAAATACGCAAAAGATAATAATAAAGTGATCAAAGGAATCACAAGAGAAGCAAGTAAATTGCTTTTGAAATACCGTTGGCCGGGAAATGTAAGGGAGTTGGAAAATGTGATCGAAAGGGCAGTGGTTCTTGCCCAAGAGGAATTATTATCCGAAGAGGATTTTTCCGATATAGTCGATCATTTTGAAGAACATCAAGAAGCTCATCCGGAGATTCAGTCCGCCTCTCATGCTGAGCCTATGAATTCTTCCGAACCTTTGGATCTTGCTTCGGGGAGATTGACCCCAAGTCAATTGGACAATTTGGACGGTAGAGCAATGGAAATTGTTGTGAATGAAGTGGAATCCCGTTTGATCCAATATGCGATGAAGAAATTCCGTTATACAAAAACAAGAGTGGCGAAGTTTTTGGGAATCAATCGGAACACATTGGATAAGAAGATTAAGGAATTGAACATCGAGTATTAG